The Chlamydiota bacterium genomic sequence AGCTTGGTACTGCATTTTCATTTGAACAAGCTCATGGAGTAAATTGAGGGTGTGTTTTGGGTAATGCTGGGCATAGGTGACTAAATAGCCGACGATAAAAGCACCCAAAAAATTCCCAACAAAAGCGATGATCCATAAACGACACACGCCTTGTAAAAGCTCTTTTTTAGTGCAGCGGAGCAAAGACATTGGCATCAAAACATTAGCTTCTGTGAAAAGAATACTTTGAGAAATTACACATCGAAAAAACCTGTTGAAAATCCAAACCCCTCTAAAAGTCTGACATATCCTGGGATGTTAATTCCAGAGGCTAAAAGGACGCTAAAAAGGGCCCCAAATGTGATAAAAGCGCCGGCAGTCATAGAACAAATCAAAAACTTAAAAATATGAATCTCTTTTGTTAAATAGCAAGCTTGTTTGATCAGCTCTTTAGTTGTCTCTTTATCGAAGAAATGCACAGATTGTTTGGCCATAAGGCCTTTATTTCACTTTTCAAATATTTTGTAAACTGATATCACACATTAAATCCGATTCAGAGCAAGAGCGAAAGGGATGAGATACAAGGATTGCGACGATGTTCAACTCCATGAGAGTTGGACGAGGAGAAATCTGCTGTAGATTATTCCTTGTAGCCTGCCTATGAGTTGGAGTGAATAGTGTAATATTAGTTTGTAAAGTGTCTACGCTTTGCTTGCGTCTTTTTGTTGTTTAGAGTATACTGTGGGATATATGACGCATCGTTTTTTACATAATAGACACAACTGGAAGCTGGGTACATTAATTGATCGTTTTTTACACAATTTGGACAAAAAAAGAGGGCAATCAGGGAAAGATTTGATTGAAAAATGGGCGGCTATTGTCGGGCAGCACATTGCAGATTTTACACAGCCACTTTATGTAAAAAACAAAATATTTTATGTTGCAGTGAAAAACGCGAGTGTATATAGCTTGTTAAACCACTATGAAAGGAAAAGGTTACTTCAAATCATAAGGAAAAAGTTTCCTCATTTGGGTATTTTACAAATTGTTTTTAAAATGGGGTGAACATGGAAAAAACAGCTTTTCTTGAGAGAGAAAATATGAAAGAAAAGAAAGAAAAAAAGTATTCAGCAAGTTCCATCACAGTCTTAGAGGGCTTGCAAGCCGTGCGCGAAAGGCCGGGAATGTACATTGGTGATACAGCCACGCAAGGCTTGCACCAACTTGTCTACGAGGTGATCGATAACTGTATCGATGAAGCTTTGGCTGGTTTTTGTACAAAAATCAGTGTCATCATTGCGGAAGATGGGTCTGTTGCGGTTGAAGATAATGGACGCGGAATTCCTGTGGGAAAACATGAACAAGAGTCCAAAAAACAACAACGCGAAGTGTCTGCTTTAGAAGTTGTCATGACCATACTGCATGCAGGGGGTAAATTTGATAAAGAAACCTACAAAATTTCTGGTGGACTGCATGGTGTGGGTGTTTCTTGTGTGAATGCGCTTTCTTCTAAAATGAATGTGCAAGTCTACAAAGATGGCGAGACCTATGAAATGGAATTTTCTCAAGGAAAAGTAGTGAAGCCTTTGATCGTTGTAGGTGCAACCGAAAAACATGGCACGAGGGTCTCTTTTTCCCCAGATGCATCTATTTTTGATTCTGTCAAATTCAACTATGATATTTTAGCAAAACGCTTAAGAGAATTGGCCTTTTTGAATGCAGGCATCAGTATTGAGTTTAAAGATGAAAGGGATGAAGAAAAAGAAACAGCTATCTATCAATACAAAGGAGGGCTTATCTCCTTTGTCAATTACTTAAATGAAGGAAAAAAACCTCTTTTTGAAAAACCTTGTTATATTTCTGGAAGCAAAGAAGGGCATGATGGCACGGTTGAATTTGAAGTGGCTATGCAATGGAACGAAAGCTATTCTGAAACTTTTTATACCTATGCCAATAATATTGCCACAAGACATGGGGGAACACATCTGACAGGATTTTCCACAGCGCTTACACGTGTGCTCAACCAGTACATCAAATCACGTAATTTGTTGAAAAATGACAAGGTGAATATTTCTGGAGATGATATGCGAGAGGGGTTGTGTGCGGTGCTTTCTGTTAAAGTGCCCAATCCGCAATTTGAAGGACAAACCAAACAAAAATTGGGAAACAGTGAAGTCGGATCCATTGTCCAGCAAATCGTCGGTGAAGAACTTGGTATCTTTTTGGATGAAAATCCACAATTGGCCAAAATTATTTCTGATAAAGCGATTTTAGCTGCAAAAGCAAGAGAAGCGGCAAAAAAAGCAAGAGAGCTGACTCTAAGAAAGTCGGCTCTAGACACAGCACGTCTGCCTGGAAAATTGGTGGATTGTCAAGAACGCAATCCTGAAGTGTGTGAAATTTATATCGTGGAAGGAGAGTCTGCGGGAGGATCTGCAAAATCTGGACGTGACAGACGTTACCAAGCGATCTTGCCCATCCGTGGAAAGATTTTGAACGTGGAAAAATCTCGTCTTGAAAAAGTATTACAAAACCAAGAAGTGGGCACAATGATTTCTGCTTTAGGTTGTGGAATTGGTCAGGAGAACTTCAATTTGGAAAAATTGCGTTATCATAAAGTCATCATCATGACAGACGCCGACGTCGATGGATCACATATCCGGACGCTTCTTTTGACATTTTTCTATCGCCATATGTCACAACTGATTGAAAATGGATACATTTATATTGCCCAACCTCCTCTTTTCAAAGTGTCACGCAAGAAAAAATCGCGCTATATCCACTCAGAAAGAGAAATGGACCAATATCTTTTAGAATTGGGGATGAGTGATGTTGAAGTGTATCATGAAAAAGTCAATCAATTGCTCGATATTAAACAACTAAAAGAGTTGTTGAGTACGATTTTAGAAGTGGAGAGTTTTATCTCGCACATTGAGAAAAAAGGCATTCCATTTAAAGAATATTTGCAATCGCGCAAAGAGGAGTTGTTTCCCCAATATCTTGTGAACATTGAGGATGAAAATCGCTTTGTCTACACCCAAGAAGAGTTTAAAGCACTTCAAGAGGAATACGAAGCCAATCAGAGAAAACAACATGAAGAAATGCTTGTCAATTTACCTGAAGAAGAGAAAAATGATCAAACCTTTAGACCCAAATCTTTGAGTTATGTGGAATTGTATAAACAACACTCTTTTGATTTGATCCAAACAAAACTCCAAGCATTTGGACTTTCTATTGAATCTTACATCAAATTGGGAGATAAGATTTTTGAAATTAGAGAAGAGGAGAAAACCTTTCCTGTCTATACGCTCAAAGAAATGATAGATTTCTTTAGGGTGCATGGACGAAAAGGAATTGAAATCCAGCGCTATAAAGGGCTTGGTGAAATGAATGCAGATCAGCTTTGGGATACCACCATGGATCCAGACAAACGTACACTTATCAAAATAACACTTCCTGATGCGATTGCAGCAGACCACATGTTTACCATTTTGATGGGTGAAGAGGTGGCGCCTCGTCGAGCATTTATTGAGCACCATGCGCTTTCAGTGAAAAACTTAGATATATAATAGGAGATACAATGTCATACACAGAAAATGAGACCATTGTTCCACGTAATGTAGAAGAGGAAATGAAGGAATCCTACCTTCGGTATTCAATGTCGGTGATTATTTCTCGTGCACTTCCCGATGTGCGCGATGGGCTTAAACCCTCTCAGCGCCGCATTTTGTATGCGATGCGTCAGTTGAATCTAACACCTGGAGCCAAACACAGAAAATGTGCCAAGATTTGTGGTGATACATCTGGTGATTTCCATCCTCATGGTGAAGGTGTGATCTATCCAACCCTTGCAAGACTTGCACAAGACTGGGTGATGCGTTACAAACTTATCAATGGACAGGGAAACTTTGGATCTGTAGATGGTGATCCTCCAGCTGCGATGCGTTATACAGAAGCAAAACTTACCTCTGCATCGATCCAATTGATGGAAGATTTGGAAAAAGACACTGTCCCAATGATTCCCAACTATGACGAAACAAAATTTGAACCTACAGTCTTTCCTTCTAAATTCCCCAATCTTTTGTGTAACGGTTCTAGTGGAATTGCTGTAGGAATGGCAACAAATATCCCTCCACACAACCTTGGAGAACTTATTGAAGCCTCCAAGCTTTTGATTGAACATCCCGATGCCACCATTGATGAAGTGATGGAAAAAATGCCAGCTCCTGATTTCCCAACAGGAGGGATCATTTGTGGATTTCGAGGGATTAAAGAAGCGTATACAACAGGACGCGGAAAGCTGATTGTGCGCGCCCTCACACGTGTTGAACCAATCAAGGGACAATCTGATCGTCAACGCATTGTGATTGATGAGCTTCCATACAATGTGAATAAATCGCGTTTGATTGAGCACATTGCACATCTGATTAACAATAAGCAAATCACAGGAATTTCTGACATTCGTGATGAATCAGATAAAGATGGTCTTTGTGTTTCCATTGATTTAAAAAGAGGTGAAATTCCTGACGTCATTTTAAATCAACTCTATAAATTTTCTGATTTACAAGTGACTTTTGGTTGCAACATGTTGGCTCTTGATAAAGGATTGCCAAGACTCATGAACGTCAAACACATGATTAGCGCATGGATTGAACATAGAATTGATGTGGTAAGAAAACGCACACGTTTTGAATTGAATCGTGCAGAAGCAAGAGCGCATATTTTAGAAGGTTATTTGATTGCCCTTGCCAATCTTGATGAAGTGGTTAAACTTATTCGTGCAAGCGATAATCGTGATATTGCAAGAACAGGTTTGATGGAACGTTTCGAGATGACAGAGCGTCAAGCCAATGCTGTGTTAGAATTACGTTTGTATCAATTGACATCTCTAGAAGGAAAAAAAGTTGAAGAAGATCACAAAGCTCTTTTAGAAAAAATTGTTTATTATAAAAGTATTTTGGATTCTGAAGAATTGGTGCGTGGGATTATTACAAAAGAATTGAATGACATTCAATCTGCACACAAATCTCCAAGACGCACACAAGTTGTTGCGCAAGACGTAGAATTTGAAATTGAAGACTTGATTCCAGACGAACCCGTGTTACTTACAATTTCAGAAGATGATTACATCAAACGTATGCCAATCAATACCTTCCGTGAACAAAAGCGAGGTGGTTTGGGTGTGAAGGGAGCAGATCTCAAAAATGATCATGATGCTGTCAAAGAATTTTATGTAGCGTTAACTCATGATTATCTCTTACTCTTCACCAATTTTGGCAAATGTTACTGGCTTAAAGTGTGGCAAATTCCAGAAGGGTCTAGACGTTCCAAAGGAAAACCAATTATCAACATGCTTGAAAGGCTGCAGGAAGGGGAAAAGGTTGCTACAATACTTCCTGCACGCAAATTTGATGACACCAAAGAAATCTTTATGTGTACATTGAAAGGTGTTGTCAAAAAGACAAATTTAAACGCCTTTTCTAATCCGCGTAAAAATGGTGTCATTGCCTTGACAATTGATAAAGGAGATGAGTTGATTAAAGCCAAGACCGTAGAAGGTGAACAACAGGTGATGATTTTCACACACAATGGGATGGCTGTACGCTTTGACCATACACAAGTACGCTCCATGGGCAGAAGTGCACGCGGTGTGCGTGGTGTGATGCTCAAAAACGGTGATGATCACGTTGTGGGCTGTGAAATTGTCAATACTTCAGATTCTATTCTTGTTGTCTGTGAAAAAGGCTATGGCAAACGCTCCAAAGTGGATCACTTTAGACAAACAAAACGTGGTGGTGTGGGAGTGCGTTCCATTATCACATCCGAGCGTAATGGAAAAGTGGTAGGAGCTTTAGTTGTCGATAATGAGGATAGCGTCGTGTTAATCACAAATTCTGGACAAACCATTCGCATCAATATGCAAGAAGTGAGAGTGATGGGACGTTCTACTCAGGGTGTGCGTCTTTCAAACCTCAAAAATGGCGGAAAACTTGTTGCTTTGCAAAAAATTGCAAAGCAAAAAGAAGAAATCAACGAAGAAGAGAAGAAATAGTGT encodes the following:
- the gyrA gene encoding DNA gyrase subunit A; this encodes MSYTENETIVPRNVEEEMKESYLRYSMSVIISRALPDVRDGLKPSQRRILYAMRQLNLTPGAKHRKCAKICGDTSGDFHPHGEGVIYPTLARLAQDWVMRYKLINGQGNFGSVDGDPPAAMRYTEAKLTSASIQLMEDLEKDTVPMIPNYDETKFEPTVFPSKFPNLLCNGSSGIAVGMATNIPPHNLGELIEASKLLIEHPDATIDEVMEKMPAPDFPTGGIICGFRGIKEAYTTGRGKLIVRALTRVEPIKGQSDRQRIVIDELPYNVNKSRLIEHIAHLINNKQITGISDIRDESDKDGLCVSIDLKRGEIPDVILNQLYKFSDLQVTFGCNMLALDKGLPRLMNVKHMISAWIEHRIDVVRKRTRFELNRAEARAHILEGYLIALANLDEVVKLIRASDNRDIARTGLMERFEMTERQANAVLELRLYQLTSLEGKKVEEDHKALLEKIVYYKSILDSEELVRGIITKELNDIQSAHKSPRRTQVVAQDVEFEIEDLIPDEPVLLTISEDDYIKRMPINTFREQKRGGLGVKGADLKNDHDAVKEFYVALTHDYLLLFTNFGKCYWLKVWQIPEGSRRSKGKPIINMLERLQEGEKVATILPARKFDDTKEIFMCTLKGVVKKTNLNAFSNPRKNGVIALTIDKGDELIKAKTVEGEQQVMIFTHNGMAVRFDHTQVRSMGRSARGVRGVMLKNGDDHVVGCEIVNTSDSILVVCEKGYGKRSKVDHFRQTKRGGVGVRSIITSERNGKVVGALVVDNEDSVVLITNSGQTIRINMQEVRVMGRSTQGVRLSNLKNGGKLVALQKIAKQKEEINEEEKK
- the gyrB gene encoding DNA gyrase subunit B; its protein translation is MEKTAFLERENMKEKKEKKYSASSITVLEGLQAVRERPGMYIGDTATQGLHQLVYEVIDNCIDEALAGFCTKISVIIAEDGSVAVEDNGRGIPVGKHEQESKKQQREVSALEVVMTILHAGGKFDKETYKISGGLHGVGVSCVNALSSKMNVQVYKDGETYEMEFSQGKVVKPLIVVGATEKHGTRVSFSPDASIFDSVKFNYDILAKRLRELAFLNAGISIEFKDERDEEKETAIYQYKGGLISFVNYLNEGKKPLFEKPCYISGSKEGHDGTVEFEVAMQWNESYSETFYTYANNIATRHGGTHLTGFSTALTRVLNQYIKSRNLLKNDKVNISGDDMREGLCAVLSVKVPNPQFEGQTKQKLGNSEVGSIVQQIVGEELGIFLDENPQLAKIISDKAILAAKAREAAKKARELTLRKSALDTARLPGKLVDCQERNPEVCEIYIVEGESAGGSAKSGRDRRYQAILPIRGKILNVEKSRLEKVLQNQEVGTMISALGCGIGQENFNLEKLRYHKVIIMTDADVDGSHIRTLLLTFFYRHMSQLIENGYIYIAQPPLFKVSRKKKSRYIHSEREMDQYLLELGMSDVEVYHEKVNQLLDIKQLKELLSTILEVESFISHIEKKGIPFKEYLQSRKEELFPQYLVNIEDENRFVYTQEEFKALQEEYEANQRKQHEEMLVNLPEEEKNDQTFRPKSLSYVELYKQHSFDLIQTKLQAFGLSIESYIKLGDKIFEIREEEKTFPVYTLKEMIDFFRVHGRKGIEIQRYKGLGEMNADQLWDTTMDPDKRTLIKITLPDAIAADHMFTILMGEEVAPRRAFIEHHALSVKNLDI